Within the Bacteroidia bacterium genome, the region CAAACATTGTAAGTCTTTTTGAAAGTCTTCGCCAAAAAGTAAATTTTGGTGAGGTATTGACAGCACACCATAAAAAGCACAAATACAATTTTCCAGTTCAAGACACTAAAAACATTGACATAATGATGGAAACGGGAACGGGTAAAACGTTCACGTTTATCAAAACCATTTTTGAACTGAGTAAGCATTTCGGCTACAAAAAATTTATCGTTCTTATTCCGACAGTTCCAATTCGAGAGGGAACAAAAACAAACTTAGAGGACACAAAAGATTACTTTAAAAGCTTTTACGCTAACGAGA harbors:
- a CDS encoding DEAD/DEAH box helicase family protein, whose translation is MTTKTETKQFQYEIQSYQEDCVTNIVSLFESLRQKVNFGEVLTAHHKKHKYNFPVQDTKNIDIMMETGTGKTFTFIKTIFELSKHFGYKKFIVLIPTVPIREGTKTNLEDTKDYFKSFYANEKEKEIETFVYEGGNISAVRGCLKFIFLFC